In Musa acuminata AAA Group cultivar baxijiao chromosome BXJ3-11, Cavendish_Baxijiao_AAA, whole genome shotgun sequence, one DNA window encodes the following:
- the LOC135652486 gene encoding uncharacterized protein LOC135652486: MRRWFSMAAAVVAALLALAAHVSLYSPISPLPLPLPLPVSPFTHNNLLQRAEKLGEGRLEGPEDVYVDGDGTLYTATRDGWIKRMHAANGSWEDWRLVGGSSLLGFTLSVSGDVLICDADKGLLKVGKEDVVILASEVNGSKIRFADDVIEVSDGSGAYFSDASSRFGLHEWFLDLLEARPNGRLLKFDASTKETTVVLADLVFPNGVALSSDQDFLVVCETWRFRCLKHWLKGKKTGETEVFIDNLPGGPDNIKLAPDGSFWIAVLQLRSKGMDLLHRSQTAKTVVAAFPKVVKALQAMGRGAMVVNVGSDGKIRRMLDDSDGKVMSFVTSAMEFQGYLYLGSLHSNFVGKLNIRSDHPL, translated from the exons ATGAGGCGGTGGTTCTCCATGGCCGCAGCCGTCGTCGCTGCTCTCCTCGCCCTCGCCGCCCACGTCTCCCTCTACTCCCccatctctcctctccctctccctctccctcttcccgtcTCCCCCTTCACCCACAACAACCtcctccag AGGGCGGAGAAGCTGGGAGAAGGCAGGCTGGAAGGGCCCGAGGACGTGTATGTCGACGGCGATGGCACGCTGTACACCGCCACAAGGGACGGTTGGATCAAGAGGATGCATGCAGCAAATGGGTCTTGGGAGGACTGGAGGCTGGTGGGCGGCTCGTCTCTGCTGGGATTCACCCTCTCCGTCTCCGGTGACGTCCTTATTTGTGATGCCGATAAG GGTCTGCTGAAGGTGGGAAAGGAAGATGTGGTCATTCTTGCATCAGAAGTGAACGGCAGCAAGATCAG GTTTGCGGACGATGTCATCGAAGTTTCCGATGGCAGCGGAGCGTACTTCAGCGACGCCAGCAGTAGGTTCGGCCTTCACGAATGGTTTCTCGACCTCCTCGAGGCCAGGCCCAATGGCCGGCTCCTCAAATTCGACGCCTCGACGAAGGAGACGACGGTGGTGCTGGCGGACCTGGTCTTCCCCAACGGCGTCGCCCTGTCGTCCGACCAAGACTTCCTGGTGGTGTGTGAGACATGGAG GTTCCGGTGTTTGAAGCATTGGCTGAAGGGGAAGAAGACGGGGGAAACCGAGGTTTTCATTGACAACCTCCCGGGAGGACCTGACAACATCAAGCTAGCACCCGACGGCTCCTTCTGGATCGCCGTCCTGCAG TTGCGGTCGAAAGGGATGGACCTGCTCCATCGATCACAGACGGCGAAGACAGTGGTGGCGGCGTTTCCGAAGGTTGTTAAGGCGCTTCAGGCCATGGGAAGAGGCGCCATGGTCGTGAACGTGGGGAGCGATGGGAAGATAAGAAGGATGCTCGATGATTCTGATGGCAAGGTCATGTCCTTCGTCACCTCCGCCATGGAATTCCAGGGCTATCTCTACCTGGGCAGCCTGCACTCCAACTTCGTCGGCAAGCTAAACATCCGCAGCGATCATCCGCTTTGA
- the LOC135652352 gene encoding RING-H2 finger protein ATL66-like has product MGRSSPAPLLPPVAQHLQQSSLMVSSPVSGSLSLEPPDEQHMSFFLYPLILVLAAVTLAFSYYLHKRRVPDRRLPVYLPQQDRPARPTTVPNLATKTDVGVEIPVIVYGDGRSPAEADEKESCAICLDNFEAGGEVGMLPRCSHMFHPACIKKWWLYADCKTCPLCRAVVIAETAAVTEP; this is encoded by the coding sequence ATGGGGAGGTCATCGCCGGCTCCTCTGCTTCCTCCCGTCGCCCAACACCTGCAGCAGAGCTCTCTCATGGTCTCCTCCCCGGTCTCAGGAAGCTTGAGCTTAGAGCCACCGGATGAACAACACATGAGTTTTTTCCTCTATCCCCTCATCCTTGTCCTAGCGGCTGTCACGTTAGCCTTCTCCTACTACCTCCACAAAAGACGCGTTCCAGACCGTCGTCTGCCGGTCTATTTGCCGCAGCAGGATCGACCTGCCCGCCCTACAACCGTGCCAAATTTAGCTACAAAGACCGACGTGGGCGTGGAGATTCCGGTCATCGTCTACGGCGACGGCAGGTCTCCTGCTGAGGCCGACGAGAAGGAGAGCTGCGCGATATGCTTGGATAACTTTGAGGCCGGAGGGGAGGTGGGGATGCTGCCGCGATGCAGCCACATGTTCCACCCTGCGTGCATCAAGAAATGGTGGCTCTATGCCGACTGCAAGACCTGCCCGCTTTGCAGGGCCGTCGTGATCGCAGAAACAGCAGCAGTAACAGAACCGTGA
- the LOC103970781 gene encoding glycine-rich domain-containing protein 1 isoform X1, with translation MNRDQESAWLEAQGIDISEDLVAAARRQLAFLAAVDRLRRLYDGPLLDRAICRYKACWLPLLAKHCECGVTDGSLYVPLDCEWIWHCHRLNPVQYKKDCKETFGRILNNHNVKSSLQGNSKLEMTEKWSRLYPEEPFELDCSSTSSEEILDKYPGAASSISYDLVSAVKRQSSFCYQVSKPSMHDNRFLEAAVNRYKGFLHLIKKNQDQSKKLFCVPTYDIDLIWHSHQLHPASYCNDMIKLLGKVLEHDDTDSDRSKGKKLDVGFSETTKQWEDTYGLRYWRAGTMYRGKFPSQVISHSYFSSHRDVNKTIPYNSQHCIALTHPMVVEVLLEIVEVKNLPDCQKGDLFVSFSKKKPDVLFYGGGTLSIQSESGKKHVASFKCEPTGEMILALTSKLNSKICSSRRASIIGTTSISLQDLMNPDSELSIEKWFELKSHSRTMDTEPICLWVAMSFTVPVPAPFEFRMFKTHPISTNSCFLRLSGKEMFRSWTCFLDHSGDEVIRLCIRNLKKSKGSNTTASEKKVVGISSLWRQQCLLAECVDNRWSLNDYNFSLVVEKIKGQDGSILEIKGDHQMKLFLGKWLEYESDSLKERNDKELFITLVELSAENPYGKAVALFDMRSSSVEVNEERFVLLGVLLAFILKDIIKGGGENALLILNKEDAEEISKSNVESVKQKSERGLTQIPPWQQ, from the exons ATGAACAGAGATCAGGAGTCGGCGTGGCTTGAGGCGCAGGGGATCGACATCAGCGAGGACCTCGTCGCGGCTGCCCGGCGGCAGCTGGCTTTCCTCGCGGCCGTCGATCGGCTGAGGCGTCTCTACGATGGGCCCTTGTTGGATCGCGCGATCTGCAG GTACAAGGCTTGTTGGCTTCCTTTGCTGGCCAAACACTGTGAATGTGGAGTAACAGATGGATCTCTGTATGTTCCATTGGACTGTGAATGGATATGGCACTGTCATCGACTCAATCCG GTTCAATACAAAAAGGACTGTAAGGAAACTTTTGGGAGGATCCTGAATAACCATAATGTTAAATCCTCTCTGCAAGGAAATTCCAAACTTGAAATGACAGAAAAATGGTCTAGGCTGTATCCTGAGGAACCTTTTGAGCTTGACTGTAGCAGTACTTCTTCAGAGGAAATTCTTGATAAGTACCCCGGAGCTGCTTCAAGTATTTCATATGACTTGGTTTCTGCTGTCAAAAGGCAGTCTTCTTTCTGCTACCAG GTCTCAAAACCAAGCATGCATGACAACCGCTTTCTTGAAGCAGCAGTGAACAGATATAAGGGGTTTCTGCATCTAATCAAGAAAAATCAGGATCAGTCAAAGAAACTCTTCTGCGTACCAACTTATGACATAGATCTTATATGGCATTCTCACCAGCTACATCCAGCTTCTTACTGCAATGACATGATTAAGCTGCTTGGGAAGGTATTGGAGCATGATGACACAGACTCTGATAGGtccaaaggaaagaaacttgATGTTGGATTTAGTGAAACTACAAAGCAATGGGAAGATACATATGGTTTGAGATACTGGAGAGCTGGCACAATGTACAGAGGCAAATTCCCTTCTCAAGTAATATCCCATTCATATTTCTCTAGCCATCGGGATGTAAACAAAACAATACCTTATAATTCCCAGCATTGCATTGCACTTACTCACCCAATGGTGGTTGAG GTACTTTTGGAGATTGTGGAGGTAAAAAACTTACCAGACTGCCAAAAGGGTGACTTGTTTGTATCTTTTAGCAAGAAAAAACCAGACGTGCTCTTCTATGGAGGTGGTACACTAAGCATTCAATCTGAATCTGGTAAGAAACATGTAGCTAGCTTCAAATGTGAACCTACTGGAGAGATGATTTTGGCCCTTACGTCTAAATTGAATTCCAAGATTTGCTCATCTAGGCGAGCCAGTATTATTGGGACAACCTCAATTTCCCTTCAGGACTTGATGAATCCAGATTCTGAATTATCAATTGAGAAGTGGTTCGAATTGAAGTCCCATTCTCGAACTATGGACACTGAACCTATTTGTCTATGGGTTGCTATGTCTTTTACTGTTCCAGTCCCTGCTCCCTTTGAATTTCGGATGTTCAAGACACACCCTATCTCCACCAATTCATGCTTCTTACGACTTTCAGGAAAGGAAATGTTCAGAAGTTGGACTTGTTTCCTTGATCATAGTGGTGATGAAGTCATCCGTTTATGCATCAG AAATTTGAAGAAATCAAAAGGTTCAAACACTACTGCTTCAGAGAAGAAAGTGGTTGGCATATCAAGTCTATGGAGACAACAATGCCTGCTAGCAGAGTGTGTAGATAACAGATGGTCACTGAATGACTATAATTTCTCACTAGTTGTTGAGAAGATAAAAGGTCAAGATGGTTCTATACTTGAGATCAAAGGTGATCACCAG ATGAAGCTGTTCCTCGGAAAATGGCTGGAATATGAATCCGACAGTTTAAAGGAAAGGAATGACAAGGAGTTGTTCATCACACTCGTAGAGTTATCAGCTGAAAATCCATATGGCAAAGCAGTAGCATTGTTTGACATGAGATCGAGCTCAGTCGAG GTGAATGAGGAGAGGTTTGTTTTGCTTGGTGTCCTGTTGGCCTTCATACTCAAAGACATAAttaaaggaggaggagaaaatgCCCTCCTCATTCTCaacaaagaagatgcagaagagatCTCcaaatcaaatgttgaatctgttAAACAGAAGTCGGAAAGAGGTTTGACTCAAATCCCTCCCTGGCAGCAATAG
- the LOC103970781 gene encoding glycine-rich domain-containing protein 1 isoform X2, protein MRYKACWLPLLAKHCECGVTDGSLYVPLDCEWIWHCHRLNPVQYKKDCKETFGRILNNHNVKSSLQGNSKLEMTEKWSRLYPEEPFELDCSSTSSEEILDKYPGAASSISYDLVSAVKRQSSFCYQVSKPSMHDNRFLEAAVNRYKGFLHLIKKNQDQSKKLFCVPTYDIDLIWHSHQLHPASYCNDMIKLLGKVLEHDDTDSDRSKGKKLDVGFSETTKQWEDTYGLRYWRAGTMYRGKFPSQVISHSYFSSHRDVNKTIPYNSQHCIALTHPMVVEVLLEIVEVKNLPDCQKGDLFVSFSKKKPDVLFYGGGTLSIQSESGKKHVASFKCEPTGEMILALTSKLNSKICSSRRASIIGTTSISLQDLMNPDSELSIEKWFELKSHSRTMDTEPICLWVAMSFTVPVPAPFEFRMFKTHPISTNSCFLRLSGKEMFRSWTCFLDHSGDEVIRLCIRNLKKSKGSNTTASEKKVVGISSLWRQQCLLAECVDNRWSLNDYNFSLVVEKIKGQDGSILEIKGDHQMKLFLGKWLEYESDSLKERNDKELFITLVELSAENPYGKAVALFDMRSSSVEVNEERFVLLGVLLAFILKDIIKGGGENALLILNKEDAEEISKSNVESVKQKSERGLTQIPPWQQ, encoded by the exons ATGAG GTACAAGGCTTGTTGGCTTCCTTTGCTGGCCAAACACTGTGAATGTGGAGTAACAGATGGATCTCTGTATGTTCCATTGGACTGTGAATGGATATGGCACTGTCATCGACTCAATCCG GTTCAATACAAAAAGGACTGTAAGGAAACTTTTGGGAGGATCCTGAATAACCATAATGTTAAATCCTCTCTGCAAGGAAATTCCAAACTTGAAATGACAGAAAAATGGTCTAGGCTGTATCCTGAGGAACCTTTTGAGCTTGACTGTAGCAGTACTTCTTCAGAGGAAATTCTTGATAAGTACCCCGGAGCTGCTTCAAGTATTTCATATGACTTGGTTTCTGCTGTCAAAAGGCAGTCTTCTTTCTGCTACCAG GTCTCAAAACCAAGCATGCATGACAACCGCTTTCTTGAAGCAGCAGTGAACAGATATAAGGGGTTTCTGCATCTAATCAAGAAAAATCAGGATCAGTCAAAGAAACTCTTCTGCGTACCAACTTATGACATAGATCTTATATGGCATTCTCACCAGCTACATCCAGCTTCTTACTGCAATGACATGATTAAGCTGCTTGGGAAGGTATTGGAGCATGATGACACAGACTCTGATAGGtccaaaggaaagaaacttgATGTTGGATTTAGTGAAACTACAAAGCAATGGGAAGATACATATGGTTTGAGATACTGGAGAGCTGGCACAATGTACAGAGGCAAATTCCCTTCTCAAGTAATATCCCATTCATATTTCTCTAGCCATCGGGATGTAAACAAAACAATACCTTATAATTCCCAGCATTGCATTGCACTTACTCACCCAATGGTGGTTGAG GTACTTTTGGAGATTGTGGAGGTAAAAAACTTACCAGACTGCCAAAAGGGTGACTTGTTTGTATCTTTTAGCAAGAAAAAACCAGACGTGCTCTTCTATGGAGGTGGTACACTAAGCATTCAATCTGAATCTGGTAAGAAACATGTAGCTAGCTTCAAATGTGAACCTACTGGAGAGATGATTTTGGCCCTTACGTCTAAATTGAATTCCAAGATTTGCTCATCTAGGCGAGCCAGTATTATTGGGACAACCTCAATTTCCCTTCAGGACTTGATGAATCCAGATTCTGAATTATCAATTGAGAAGTGGTTCGAATTGAAGTCCCATTCTCGAACTATGGACACTGAACCTATTTGTCTATGGGTTGCTATGTCTTTTACTGTTCCAGTCCCTGCTCCCTTTGAATTTCGGATGTTCAAGACACACCCTATCTCCACCAATTCATGCTTCTTACGACTTTCAGGAAAGGAAATGTTCAGAAGTTGGACTTGTTTCCTTGATCATAGTGGTGATGAAGTCATCCGTTTATGCATCAG AAATTTGAAGAAATCAAAAGGTTCAAACACTACTGCTTCAGAGAAGAAAGTGGTTGGCATATCAAGTCTATGGAGACAACAATGCCTGCTAGCAGAGTGTGTAGATAACAGATGGTCACTGAATGACTATAATTTCTCACTAGTTGTTGAGAAGATAAAAGGTCAAGATGGTTCTATACTTGAGATCAAAGGTGATCACCAG ATGAAGCTGTTCCTCGGAAAATGGCTGGAATATGAATCCGACAGTTTAAAGGAAAGGAATGACAAGGAGTTGTTCATCACACTCGTAGAGTTATCAGCTGAAAATCCATATGGCAAAGCAGTAGCATTGTTTGACATGAGATCGAGCTCAGTCGAG GTGAATGAGGAGAGGTTTGTTTTGCTTGGTGTCCTGTTGGCCTTCATACTCAAAGACATAAttaaaggaggaggagaaaatgCCCTCCTCATTCTCaacaaagaagatgcagaagagatCTCcaaatcaaatgttgaatctgttAAACAGAAGTCGGAAAGAGGTTTGACTCAAATCCCTCCCTGGCAGCAATAG
- the LOC135586282 gene encoding stress enhanced protein 1, chloroplastic-like produces the protein MYEEFHSAAAARALLVASSPVFLSPSYAAASASKPFIIPRFSPSGASPLVSSFTRAFPSVIWITSRRRKVNLQRTSVSIRCEQGTKENNGLDVWLGRFAMVGFATAITVEISTGKGLLENFRFIIPQPTLAFMVTTLVDALSVFFFQSASQD, from the exons ATGTAC GAAGAGTTTCATTCTGCCGCCGCTGCCCGAGCTCTCCTCGTCGCATCCTCGCCCGTCTTCCTCTCGCCATcat ATGCCGCTGCCTCTGCCTCGAAGCCTTTTATCATCCCTCGCTTTTCCCCCTCCGGCGCTTCCCCGCTCGTTTCTTCCTTCACGCGCGCCTTCCCCAGTG TCATCTGGATTACATCCAGGAGAAGGAAGGTTAATCTTCAAAGAACATCTGTTTCTATTAGGTGTGAGCAGGGAACAAAGGAGAACAATGGATTGGATGTATGGCTGGGTCGCTTTGCTATGGTTGGATTTGCAACAGCGATAACTGTTGAAATATCAACAGGGAAAGGGCTTCTAGAG AACTTTAGGTTTATAATACCACAACCAACTTTGGCATTCATGGTGACAACACTTGTGGATGCTCTTTCAGTGTTCTTCTTTCAGTCTGCCTCTCAAGATTAA